In Osmia bicornis bicornis chromosome 1, iOsmBic2.1, whole genome shotgun sequence, the following proteins share a genomic window:
- the LOC114870936 gene encoding ataxin-2 homolog isoform X1: protein MNSKRKNRSNTNRSPRARGPQERCVAAEGVYNNAHFMHAITSHVGNIVQIQTLNGSVYEGIFRTFSSQFDVVLEMAHRVEGSGKISVESVVEKLIFKPQDIITMSAKDVDLDYAIRDTFRTDTVISKYNGLIGEKELEPWDAPPATMNGDDLELDGTTNGWDANEMFRKNEQKYGVQTTYDSSLTAYTLPLQRKDTKDYKEQEQKAAEIANEIESQPNHKARLELENGDEEERFAAVVRPNEGKYIPPPLKKKNGNSGKMMRSSEPPPSPGPATTNKNVFNQQPPSNVNVNIPPSSNLPIGMQNAHPSVQHPVSINLGLPPSGVVVTYNNPPPPFVPSSATQPPPPQVPVMQQTQPQSQPAPAVPQVAFQPQQQQVPSSKINTEKRERPGRQQVYQADKAPPAPFPQTNVTSSHQQQQQQPSHQQHNQLQQQNSVEGQRCEIVSHKSDHRKVPTPRSREEQHSELRQFASDFKLAETPTQETPPVTRKHQHQQDSHSSPQINQSHHQSPHSHTTPQQPPQQSQQQQQHSNPQQQQQQQQQQQQQHQNQPVQEEPVVTSKPPPGPLSVRPTSPSQPQQQQQQQQTPTSTPTASQASQEPAVDKITTAFKKSTLNPNAKEFNPNTKPFTPRSPSTPTPSRPHTPQTPQYTGATMPATVVMPAYVMTSQPPTAFSQPQAQPMTRFRKGQYLVPVMHAQHRTQDIASQMQVVAATGQPLMAPAPLHPPFQVPYPGQPAYQQMVRMVQAPPPPPPHMATPYHHHDSPGPQAPGIQYMGPHTHQHPHVAQQPPSQTPSPANPNQSHTPGTYNPPGTPQPSYPPPPPQGHAPSYPIMCPIIPPHIPIPPQHMQYLPPQPPPGAQQTIPVILPHNQ from the exons ATGAATAGCAAAAGAAAGAATCGCTCTAATACTAACAG ATCACCACGTGCCCGTGGTCCACAAGAAAGATGTGTTGCTGCTGAAGGTGTATATAATAATGCTCATTTCATGCATGCAATAACCAGTCATGTTGGCAACATTGTACAG aTTCAAACATTAAATGGTTCTGTATATGAGGGTATTTTTCGTACCTTCTCCAGTCAATTTGATGTTGTACTAGAAATGGCGCATCGGGTAGAAGGTTCAGGAAAAATAAGCGTAGAAAGTGtagtagaaaaattaatttttaaaccgCAAGACATTATCACTATGTCTGCTAAGGATGTTGATCTAGATTATGCTATACGTGACACATTCAGAACAGATACTGTTATTAGCAAATACAATGGTTTAATCGGTGAGAAAGAATTGGAACCTTGGGATGCCCCTCCAGCTACCATGAATGGAGATGATTTAGAATTAGATGGTACTACT AATGGATGGGATGCTAATGAAATGTTTCGTAAAAACGAACAAAAGTACGGAGTTCAAACGACATATGACTCGAGTTTGACTGCCTACACTTTGCCACTTCAAAGAAAAGATACAAAAGATTATAAAGAACAAGAACAGAAGGCTGCAGAGATAGCTAACGAAATAGAATCACAACCAAATCATAAAGCAAGATTAGAGCTTGAAAATGGTGATGAAGAGGAAAGATTTGCAGCTGTG GTGAGACCAAATGAAGGTAAATATATTCCACCTCcactgaagaagaaaaatgggaATAGCGGAAAAATGATGAGATCTAGCGAACCTCCACCTTCACCAGGACCAGCAACCactaataaaaatgttttcaatCAACAACCTCCGTCCAATGTAAATGTAAACATTCCTCCGTCATCCAATCTTCCCATCGGAATGCAAAATGCTCATCCTTCGGTACAACATCCGGTATCCATAAATCTGGGATTGCCACCTAGTGGAGTAGTAGTTACGTACAATAATCCTCCGCCACCATTTGTACCGTCATCGGCAACACAACCACCACCGCCACAAG TTCCTGTGATGCAGCAAACACAACCGCAATCGCAACCTGCTCCTGCTGTACCGCAAGTAGCTTTTCAACCACAACAACAGCAGGTACCTTCatctaaaataaatacagaAAAGCGTGAACGTCCTGGCAGACAGCAGGTGTATCAAGCTGATAAAGCACCACCGGCACCATTTCCCCAAACAAATGTTACCTCTTCTCatcaacaacagcaacaacaaccaTCGCATCAACAGCATAACCAATTACAGCAACAAAATTCGGTTGAAGGACAACGCTGCGAGATAGTTTCGCATAAATCAGATCATAGAAAG GTTCCAACACCGCGTAGCAGAGAAGAGCAACATTCAGAACTACGGCAGTTTGCTTCAGATTTTAAGTTAGCAGAAACACCTACGCAAGAAACTCCACCCGTTACAAGAaaacaccaacatcagcaagATTCTCATTCTTCGCCTCAAATTAATCAGTCACATCATCAATCACCTCATTCACACACTACACCACAGCAGCCACCACAGCAGtcacaacaacagcaacaacactCAAATccacagcaacagcagcagcaacaacaacaacaacagcaacagcatCAAAATCAACCAGTTCAGGAGGAACCTGTAGTTACAAGCAAACCACCACCAGGCCCGTTATCTGTACGGCCCACGAGTCCTTCCCAGccacagcaacaacaacagcaacaacagaCACCTACAAGCACACCTACTGCATCACAAGCTTCGCAAGAACCTGCTGTTGATAAAATTACAACGGCTTTCAAAAAATCAACTTTAAATCCAAATGCTAAAGAATTTAATCCAAATACTAAACCGTTCACACCG cGATCACCGAGTACACCAACACCAAGCAGACCGCATACTCCGCAAACTCCACAATACACTGGAGCAACAATGCCTGCTACGGTAGTTATGCCAGCGTATGTAATGACTAGCCAACCGCCTACTGCATTCAGTCAACCACAAGCTCAACCTATGACAAGGTTCCGGAAGGGTCAGTATCTAG TACCAGTGATGCACGCGCAACATCGCACGCAAGATATTGCTTCTCAAATGCAAGTGGTAGCGGCAACTGGACAGCCATTAATGGCACCAGCTCCTTTACATCCACCATTCCAGGTGCCTTATCCTGGCCAACCGGCATATCAACAGATGGTACGCATGGTTCAGgcaccaccaccaccgccgcCGCATATGGCTACACCTTATCATCATCATGACTCACCAGGACCACAGGCTCCTGGTATTCAGTACATGGGTCCACATACACATCAACATCCACACGTTGCTCAACAACCACCAAGCCAAACTCCCTCACCAGCAAATCCTAATCAATCCCATACACCGGGAACTTACAATCCTCCTGGTACTCCACAGCCTTCCTatcctccacctcctcctcaAGGCCATGCTCCGAGTTATCCAATAATGTGTCCTATAATTCCTCCTCATATACCAATACCACCGCAGCACATGCAATACCTACCGCCGCAACCACCTCCGGGAGCGCAGCAAACTATACCAGTGATTTTGCCGCACAATCAGTAG
- the LOC114870936 gene encoding ataxin-2 homolog isoform X2 codes for MNSKRKNRSNTNRSPRARGPQERCVAAEGVYNNAHFMHAITSHVGNIVQIQTLNGSVYEGIFRTFSSQFDVVLEMAHRVEGSGKISVESVVEKLIFKPQDIITMSAKDVDLDYAIRDTFRTDTVISKYNGLIGEKELEPWDAPPATMNGDDLELDGTTNGWDANEMFRKNEQKYGVQTTYDSSLTAYTLPLQRKDTKDYKEQEQKAAEIANEIESQPNHKARLELENGDEEERFAAVVRPNEGKYIPPPLKKKNGNSGKMMRSSEPPPSPGPATTNKNVFNQQPPSNVNVNIPPSSNLPIGMQNAHPSVQHPVSINLGLPPSGVVVTYNNPPPPFVPSSATQPPPPQVPVMQQTQPQSQPAPAVPQVAFQPQQQQVPSSKINTEKRERPGRQQVYQADKAPPAPFPQTNVTSSHQQQQQQPSHQQHNQLQQQNSVEGQRCEIVSHKSDHRKVPTPRSREEQHSELRQFASDFKLAETPTQETPPVTRKHQHQQDSHSSPQINQSHHQSPHSHTTPQQPPQQSQQQQQHSNPQQQQQQQQQQQQQHQNQPVQEEPVVTSKPPPGPLSVRPTSPSQPQQQQQQQQTPTSTPTASQASQEPAVDKITTAFKKSTLNPNAKEFNPNTKPFTPRSPSTPTPSRPHTPQTPQYTGATMPATVVMPAYVMTSQPPTAFSQPQAQPMTRFRKVPVMHAQHRTQDIASQMQVVAATGQPLMAPAPLHPPFQVPYPGQPAYQQMVRMVQAPPPPPPHMATPYHHHDSPGPQAPGIQYMGPHTHQHPHVAQQPPSQTPSPANPNQSHTPGTYNPPGTPQPSYPPPPPQGHAPSYPIMCPIIPPHIPIPPQHMQYLPPQPPPGAQQTIPVILPHNQ; via the exons ATGAATAGCAAAAGAAAGAATCGCTCTAATACTAACAG ATCACCACGTGCCCGTGGTCCACAAGAAAGATGTGTTGCTGCTGAAGGTGTATATAATAATGCTCATTTCATGCATGCAATAACCAGTCATGTTGGCAACATTGTACAG aTTCAAACATTAAATGGTTCTGTATATGAGGGTATTTTTCGTACCTTCTCCAGTCAATTTGATGTTGTACTAGAAATGGCGCATCGGGTAGAAGGTTCAGGAAAAATAAGCGTAGAAAGTGtagtagaaaaattaatttttaaaccgCAAGACATTATCACTATGTCTGCTAAGGATGTTGATCTAGATTATGCTATACGTGACACATTCAGAACAGATACTGTTATTAGCAAATACAATGGTTTAATCGGTGAGAAAGAATTGGAACCTTGGGATGCCCCTCCAGCTACCATGAATGGAGATGATTTAGAATTAGATGGTACTACT AATGGATGGGATGCTAATGAAATGTTTCGTAAAAACGAACAAAAGTACGGAGTTCAAACGACATATGACTCGAGTTTGACTGCCTACACTTTGCCACTTCAAAGAAAAGATACAAAAGATTATAAAGAACAAGAACAGAAGGCTGCAGAGATAGCTAACGAAATAGAATCACAACCAAATCATAAAGCAAGATTAGAGCTTGAAAATGGTGATGAAGAGGAAAGATTTGCAGCTGTG GTGAGACCAAATGAAGGTAAATATATTCCACCTCcactgaagaagaaaaatgggaATAGCGGAAAAATGATGAGATCTAGCGAACCTCCACCTTCACCAGGACCAGCAACCactaataaaaatgttttcaatCAACAACCTCCGTCCAATGTAAATGTAAACATTCCTCCGTCATCCAATCTTCCCATCGGAATGCAAAATGCTCATCCTTCGGTACAACATCCGGTATCCATAAATCTGGGATTGCCACCTAGTGGAGTAGTAGTTACGTACAATAATCCTCCGCCACCATTTGTACCGTCATCGGCAACACAACCACCACCGCCACAAG TTCCTGTGATGCAGCAAACACAACCGCAATCGCAACCTGCTCCTGCTGTACCGCAAGTAGCTTTTCAACCACAACAACAGCAGGTACCTTCatctaaaataaatacagaAAAGCGTGAACGTCCTGGCAGACAGCAGGTGTATCAAGCTGATAAAGCACCACCGGCACCATTTCCCCAAACAAATGTTACCTCTTCTCatcaacaacagcaacaacaaccaTCGCATCAACAGCATAACCAATTACAGCAACAAAATTCGGTTGAAGGACAACGCTGCGAGATAGTTTCGCATAAATCAGATCATAGAAAG GTTCCAACACCGCGTAGCAGAGAAGAGCAACATTCAGAACTACGGCAGTTTGCTTCAGATTTTAAGTTAGCAGAAACACCTACGCAAGAAACTCCACCCGTTACAAGAaaacaccaacatcagcaagATTCTCATTCTTCGCCTCAAATTAATCAGTCACATCATCAATCACCTCATTCACACACTACACCACAGCAGCCACCACAGCAGtcacaacaacagcaacaacactCAAATccacagcaacagcagcagcaacaacaacaacaacagcaacagcatCAAAATCAACCAGTTCAGGAGGAACCTGTAGTTACAAGCAAACCACCACCAGGCCCGTTATCTGTACGGCCCACGAGTCCTTCCCAGccacagcaacaacaacagcaacaacagaCACCTACAAGCACACCTACTGCATCACAAGCTTCGCAAGAACCTGCTGTTGATAAAATTACAACGGCTTTCAAAAAATCAACTTTAAATCCAAATGCTAAAGAATTTAATCCAAATACTAAACCGTTCACACCG cGATCACCGAGTACACCAACACCAAGCAGACCGCATACTCCGCAAACTCCACAATACACTGGAGCAACAATGCCTGCTACGGTAGTTATGCCAGCGTATGTAATGACTAGCCAACCGCCTACTGCATTCAGTCAACCACAAGCTCAACCTATGACAAGGTTCCGGAAGG TACCAGTGATGCACGCGCAACATCGCACGCAAGATATTGCTTCTCAAATGCAAGTGGTAGCGGCAACTGGACAGCCATTAATGGCACCAGCTCCTTTACATCCACCATTCCAGGTGCCTTATCCTGGCCAACCGGCATATCAACAGATGGTACGCATGGTTCAGgcaccaccaccaccgccgcCGCATATGGCTACACCTTATCATCATCATGACTCACCAGGACCACAGGCTCCTGGTATTCAGTACATGGGTCCACATACACATCAACATCCACACGTTGCTCAACAACCACCAAGCCAAACTCCCTCACCAGCAAATCCTAATCAATCCCATACACCGGGAACTTACAATCCTCCTGGTACTCCACAGCCTTCCTatcctccacctcctcctcaAGGCCATGCTCCGAGTTATCCAATAATGTGTCCTATAATTCCTCCTCATATACCAATACCACCGCAGCACATGCAATACCTACCGCCGCAACCACCTCCGGGAGCGCAGCAAACTATACCAGTGATTTTGCCGCACAATCAGTAG
- the LOC114870883 gene encoding probable ATP-dependent RNA helicase DDX55 homolog, translating into MKTQKWNELEVPLSGPVLKTIEELKFSHMTPVQAASIPLLLKGKDVAAEAVTGSGKTIAFLIPLLEILQKRKEKWKPTEIGAVIISPTRELAVQINEVLQKFLNNIPHLKQVLLVGGATVAEDIDKLKAGANIIVATPGRLEDILSNCKSINLGVYVKSLEILILDEADRLLDLGFSATIDTILSYLPRLRRTGLFSATQTKELQQLIRAGLRNPALITVKEKANISTPSNLTNSYTIVDAQYKLSIMIDFIQNKGTNLKYMIFLSTCACVDYFNHVIQTLLPSVQVFAIHGKMKNKRYKVFNEFRRIENGILICTDVMARGIDISEVDWVLQYDPPCSASSFVHRCGRTARIGNEGNALLFLLETEDAYVHFIKRNQKVDLQRIDLEPSLTSYQKCLKCMRDLQKHDRLLFDKANRAFVSYAQAYNKHECNLILRLKDIDLGKLAMGFGLLRMPRMPELKGKTTTSFKEDEIDINSIVYSDKQKEKSRLEKLKVFQESGIWPTTYKRKRKQTESWSEVKKKKLEKLENRKKRKEKKMKQTITTDEKKRQKRKFDEQDIEELAKDIALIKKLKKKKISQEEFDTAFGID; encoded by the exons ATGAAGACACAAAAGTGGAATGAACTCGAGGTGCCCTTGAGTGGCCCTGTATTAAAAACTATTGAAGAATTAAAGTTTTCTCATATGACACCTGTACAG GCAGCTTCTAtaccattattattaaaagGAAAAGATGTTGCAGCAGAAGCAGTAACAGGCAGTGGAAAAACAATTGCTTTCTTAATTCctttattagaaatattacAG aaaaggaaagaaaaatggaagcCTACAGAAATTGGTGCAGTAATAATTAGTCCTACAAGAGAGCTAGCAGTCCAAATAAATGAAGTTTTACAGAAGTTTTTAAACAATATCCCACATTTGAAACAAGTGTTGCTTGTTGGTGGTGCAACAGTGGCAGAAGACATAGACAAACTTAAAGCAGGGGCAAATATTATTGTAGCAACACCTGGTAGATTAGAAGATATATTGTCTAATTGTAAAAGTATAAACTTAGGAGTATATGTAAAATCTCTG GAAATACTGATATTGGACGAAGCAGATAGATTACTAGATCTAGGTTTTTCTGCTACAATAGATACAATATTAAGTTACTTACCACGTCTCAGAAGAACAGGTTTATTTTCTGCAACTCAAACCAAAGAACTGCAACAACTAATAAGAGCAGGATTGAGAAACCCAGCTTTAATAACTGTTAAAGAAAAAGCAAATATTTCTACACCATCAAACTTAACAAACAGTTATACCATTGTAGATGCACAATATAAACTATCTATAATGATAGACTTTATTCAGAATAAGGGaactaatttaaaatatatgatCTTTCTATCTACCTGTGCATGTGTTGATTATTTCAATCATGTTATACAAAC ATTGTTACCATCAGTTCAAGTATTTGCAATACAtggtaaaatgaaaaataaacgataTAAAGtatttaacgaatttcgacgtattgaaaatggaattttaatttgcACAGATGTAATGGCTCGTGGTATTGATATTTCAGAAGTAGATTGGGTATTACAATATGATCCACCatgttcagctagtagtttcGTTCATAG ATGCGGTAGAACTGCTAGAATTGGAAATGAAGGAAACGCCTTGCTATTTCTCTTAGAAACAGAGGATGCATATGTACATTTTATCAAAAGAAACCAAAAAGTAGATTTACAAAGAATAGACTTAGAACCATCTTTGACCTCGTACCAAAAATGTTTAAAGTGTATGAGAGACTTACAAAAACATGATCGGCTTCTTTTTGATAAAGCTAACAGAGCATTTGTATCGTATGCGCAAGCTTATAACAAACATGAATGCAATTTAATTCTAAGACTAAAGGATATCGACTTAGGAAAACTTGCAATGGGTTTTGGCTTACTGCGAATGCCTCGAATGCCGGAGCTTAAAGGAAAAACTACAACGTCTTTCAAAGAAGACGAAATCGATATTAATTCAATTGTTTATTCAGAtaagcaaaaagaaaaaagtcgTTTAGAGAAATTAAAAGTTTTTCAAGAAAGCGGAATTTGGCCTACAACGTATAAACGTAAACGCAAACAAACTGAATCGTGGTCTgaagttaaaaagaaaaagttggAGAAGCTAGAAAATCGTAAAAaacggaaagaaaaaaagatgaaacaAACAATCACAacggatgaaaaaaaaaggcagAAAAGAAAGTTTGATGAACAAGATATCGAAGAATTAGCGAAAGACATAGCATTGattaaaaagttgaaaaagaaaaag ATTTCCCAAGAAGAATTCGATACAGCGTTTGGAATTGACTGA
- the LOC114870882 gene encoding uncharacterized protein LOC114870882, whose protein sequence is MSDIETNDRPKWLLELENRKRKPRLAHEAGAGAPCVTCKAKCPGLDLHFWRKICKNCKCSKDDHDVQDDDFPQFDLLFGSSRKYKKKPIILHINNEKEPTEEAFEWIPPDTTKELVIDYMKALPVEKLPIKGSAGAALRRQLLQKQLPLHDIDHKVCDKLSEEEKKQFDKYLENIKKYVGQGTVTKILSARPFDRSLVTPVNATDMQRFSPQNKPSIQSNIPQLRTPSSFTPKNTYKKNQPEFSVPLKTLSRGSNIKSTPAFEKYNIINNDGEIAKSEPLKSGLYNKGSCLINHSKSDSNNQEINKQNLMTDNLKSSNTATNANINSEVTSPSNSSQCYKEAYRDKFRSPSSFLSHSEPINDNTVETILADAFLPPSAVHANDIIGSTLDKKGLMYIREKLTNKYSSQENQGQIPHNTPNFTRDLDFGNPLYKSNDSESKNVNILANANEEINKTPIITTTKNPPEMLALSQDGRTRMERTTNAPLLTKAEKEIIRPSSKAMQSNLVDFTETINPENSPLSISSPQSHLSSLSTDNYQAKLNNITTPSTVIHSEKLQNQIFPHDTVGITKQSMQDFSNMEPLKNVVEEITSDAIKPQKCHKCEEAIRVGDVAVTTEKAKNIVWHPGCFVCSICNELLVDLVYFHYKNKLYCGRDLATLLGIPRCFACDELIFVREYTVAEGHNYHVKHFCCWDCDVPLAGKQYITENDRPLCLICYQKTYAKTCNMCEKVIAADQQGVAVKDLNFHATETCFCCYICKKNLLNGRIAVKEKKIFCSKECITQFLHLQT, encoded by the exons atgagTGATATAGAAACAAATGACCGTCCGAAATGGTTGTTAGAGTTAGAAAATCGAAAGAGAAAG cCCCGTCTGGCACACGAAGCTGGAGCAGGAGCACCTTGTGTGACTTGTAAAGCAAAATGTCCAGGCTTAGATCTACATTTTTGGaggaaaatttgtaaaaactGTAAATGTAGTAAAGATGATCATGATGTTCAGGATGATGATTTCCCACAATTTGATTTGTTATTTGGATCTTCAAGAAAGTATAAGAAGAAACCTATTA tatTACATATAAACAATGAAAAAGAACCTACAGAAGAAGCATTTGAATGGATACCACCAGATACAACAAAAGAACTTGTTATTGACTATATGAAAGCCTTACCTGTAGAAAAGTTGCCCATCAAAGGATCAGCTGGTGCAGCTTTGAGAAGacaattattacaaaaacaGTTGCCTCTTCATGACATAGATCATAAAGTTTGTGATAAATTGagcgaagaagaaaagaaacagtttgataaatatttagaaaacataaaaaaatatgttggACAAGGAACAGTAACAAAG ATATTAAGTGCTCGTCCGTTTGATCGGTCGTTAGTAACACCTGTAAATGCAACTGATATGCAACGTTTCAGTCCACAAAATAAGCCCAGTATACAGTCAAATATACCACAACTACGTACACCAAGTAGTTTTACCccaaaaaatacatataagaAAAATCAACCAGAATTctctgttcctttaaaaacaCTAAGTAGAGGTAGTAATATCAAGAGTACTCCAgcatttgaaaaatataatataattaataatgatgGAGAAATTGCAAAATCAGAACCACTTAAAAGTGGACTTTATAACAAAGGCAGTTGCTTAATTAATCATTCAAAGAGTGATAGTAATAATCAAGagataaataaacaaaactTAATGACTGACAATTTGAAGTCTTCCAATACTGCCACAAATGCAAACATTAATTCTGAAGTTACTTCACCTTCAAATTCATCACAATGTTACAAAGAAGCTTACAGAGATAAATTTAGAAGCCCATCTTCATTTCTATCACATTCAGAACCTATCAATGACAATACTGTGGAAACTATATTAGCAGATGCATTTCTTCCCCCTAGTGCAGTTCATGCTAATGATATAATTGGAAGTACTCTAGACAAAAAAGGTTTAATGTACATCCGAGAAAAACTTACAAATAAATATAGCAGCCAAGAAAATCAAGGGCAGATACCACACAATACCCCTAACTTTACAAGGGATTTAGATTTTGGTAATCCATTGTACAAAAGTAATGATTCTGAAtcaaaaaatgtaaatatactTGCAAACGCCAATGAAGAAATCAATAAAACGCCTATTATTACTACAACAAAAAATCCGCCTGAAATGTTAGCTTTATCACAAGATGGGAGAACAAGAATGGAAAGGACTACTAATGCGCCTTTGTTAACAAAGgctgaaaaagaaataattagaCCTAGTTCAAAGGCAATGCAATCAAATCTTGTAGATTTTACTGAAACCATTAATCCAGAAAATTCGCCTTTATCAATTTCGTCGCCACAATCGCATTTATCATCGCTTAGTACCGATAATTATCaagcaaaattaaataacattacaACACCCTCTACTGTTATTCATTccgaaaaattacaaaatcaaatatttcctCATGATACTGTTGGTATTACGAAACAATCAATGCAAGACTTTTCAAATATGGAACCTTTAAAAAACGTTGTGGAAGAAATAACATCAGACGCTATTAAACCACAAAAGTGCCATAAATGTGAAGAAGCGATACGCGTTGGTGATGTTGCTGTAACTACAGAGAAAGCTAAAAATATAGTATGGCATCCTGGATGTTTTGTTTGTAGCATATGTAATGAATTGTTAGTAGATTTAGTTTACTTTcattataaaaacaaattatactGCGGCAGGGATTTAGCAACACTTTTAGGAATTCCTAGATGTTTTGCTTGCGACGag CTTATTTTTGTACGAGAGTATACCGTAGCAGAAGGCCATAATTACCATGTGAAACACTTTTGTTGCTGGGATTGTGATGTTCCTTTAGCTGgaaaacagtatattacagagAATGATCGTCCATTGTGCCTTATATGTTATCAAAAAACATATGCGAAAACGTGTAATATgtgcgagaaagtaattgctgCCGACCAACAAGGTGTTGCTgtaaaagatttaaattttcatgcaACAGAAACCTGTTTCTGTTGCTACATATGTAAAAAGAATTTACTAAATGGCAGAATTGCAGTTAAGGAGAAAAAGATATTTTGCAGTAAAGAATGCATTACACAATTTCTACATTTGCAAACGTAA
- the LOC114870950 gene encoding transcriptional regulator ATRX homolog, which translates to MVESDQSDKEVEIKMPLEISNDDVNDNEPGQKRSRTETSDDESLHLPSKKIRTSVNETVDDKHEDKHISEANGITEDVKEDAKDVNIEDKENMKDKLTLEENTDQVMEETHDAKSQTKDKEASINNDSAIKEENESKTPKSESETKQEDTVSTTSETDVDTENSVTKEEIEEEEKEDSIQKDKKRGKSKVEDPEVVEGLELSVECASDKDSSSSSESENEKDKKPKPKTIIVKAKPNDSEVDASSSDAEKSSSRNVSEDKSKKGAKKGRKRSRTSFSKAKSTDSEENENSDEDYSPRTKKKSMMNKKSTKSPTESKRGRGRAKKVTKKVSETDEEDENHSVIEDPKVEVEKEENESEDAELTGSENESDSKDASKDEKGKKRSTRPEDNKKIQILKKYIRTAGIHVKCYNDLWAGCKSNAARIRCLKDLLANHGVSGRPTLEKCKKIKEKRERLKDIAELNTSNIISEERVTRAQRNKDPNKGSTKTPETPTKQRETRNTFKRVLNVIDSDSE; encoded by the exons atGGTTGAGTCTGATCAAAGTGACaaagaagtagaaattaaaatgcCTTTGGAAATTTCTAATGATGATGTAAATGATAATGAACCTGGGCAAAAGAGGTCACGTACAGAGACATCAGATGATGAAAGTTTACATTTACCTTCCAAGAAAATACGTACCTCTGTTAATGAAACTGTAGATGATAAACATGAAGATAAACATATTTCAGAAGCGAATGGTATTACGGAAGATGTAAAAGAGGATGCAAAAGATGTAAATATAGAGGACAaggaaaatatgaaagatAAGTTAACATTAGAAGAAAATACAGATCAAGTTATGGAAGAAACACATGATGCAAAATCTCAAACTAAGGATAAGGAAGCATCAATTAATAATGACAGTgcaattaaagaagaaaatgagtCTAAGACTCCAAAATCTGAGTCAGAGACAAAACAAGAG GATACTGTATCTACAACATCTGAAACAGATGTTGACACAGAGAATTCGGtaacgaaagaagaaatagaagaggaagaaaaggaagataGTATTCAGAAGGATAAGAAACGTGGTAAATCAAAAGTTGAAGATCCTGAAGTAGTGGAAGGTTTAGAACTTTCTGTAGAGTGTGCTAGTGATAAGGATTCTTCCAGTTCTTCTGaaagtgaaaatgaaaaggatAAAAAACCTAAACCAAAAACTATAATTGTTAAAGCTAAACCTAATGATTCAGAAGTTGATGCCAGTTCTTCGGATGCAGAGAAATCAAGTTCACGCAATGTGTCTGAGGATAAATCTAAGAAAGGTGCAAAGAAAGGGAGGAAAAGAAGTAGAACATCTTTTAGTAAAGCTAAAAGTACAGATtctgaagaaaatgaaaattcggATGAAGATTATAGTCCGCGtactaaaaaaaaatcaatgatGAACAAAAAATCTACAAAATCGCCTACAGAGTCGAAAAGAGGACGTGGTAGAGCAAAAAAAGTAACGAAAAAAGTATCAGAAACAGATGAAGAAGATGAAAATCACAGTGTAATAGAAGATCCAAAAGTGGAGGtcgaaaaggaggaaaatGAATCTGAAGATGCAGAATTAACAGGAAGTGAAAATGAAAGTGATAGTAAAGATGCTTCTAAAGatgagaaaggaaaaaagagaagcACT AGACCCGAggacaataaaaaaatacagaTCCTGAAAAAGTACATTAGAACTGCTGGGATACATGTAAAATGCTATAACGATCTCTGGGCTGGGTGCAAATCAAATGCTGCTAGAATAAGATGCCTCAAGGACTTATTAGCAAATCATGGAGTCAGTGGTAGACCAACTTTAGAaaagtgtaaaaaaattaaagagaaAAGGGAAAGGCTGAAAGATATTGCTGAATTAAATACAAGCAACATTATATCAGAAG AACGCGTTACACGTGCTCAAAGAAATAAGGATCCAAATAAAGGATCAACAAAAACACCGGAAACGCCTACAAAACAACGTGAAACGCGTAATACGTTTAAGAGGGTTTTAAATGTTATTGATAGCGATTCTGAATGA